The following proteins are encoded in a genomic region of Enterocloster clostridioformis:
- a CDS encoding RNA polymerase sigma factor has product MGFYNHTAETERLLTENYERYYRLAYKLMRNQDDALDVVQESAYRAIKDCKGVRNKDYLSTWIYRIVVNTSLDMLRRKKKETPTEEMPETPTEDHYQDLDLKQMINRLDDKSRTVILLRYFEDLKLEEIADIVGENLNTVKARLYRTLKKLRLELEPESLGGNQNHFSERSHAHETGRKQTDG; this is encoded by the coding sequence ATGGGCTTTTACAACCACACGGCGGAAACAGAACGTCTCCTTACGGAAAATTATGAACGCTACTACCGCCTGGCATATAAGCTAATGCGAAACCAAGATGATGCCCTTGATGTAGTCCAGGAAAGCGCCTACCGGGCAATTAAGGACTGCAAAGGGGTCAGAAATAAAGACTACCTGTCCACATGGATTTACCGGATCGTAGTCAACACAAGCCTGGATATGCTGCGCAGGAAAAAGAAAGAAACACCCACAGAAGAAATGCCGGAAACACCCACGGAGGACCATTACCAGGACCTGGACTTGAAACAGATGATAAACCGGCTGGATGACAAAAGCAGGACTGTCATCCTACTGCGGTATTTTGAGGATCTTAAATTAGAAGAGATTGCTGATATAGTAGGTGAAAATCTCAACACAGTAAAGGCCAGGCTATACCGCACCTTAAAAAAGCTAAGGCTGGAACTGGAGCCGGAGTCTTTGGGCGGAAACCAGAACCATTTTTCAGAAAGGAGCCATGCTCATGAAACAGGAAGAAAACAGACAGATGGATAA
- a CDS encoding RsiV family protein gives MKQEENRQMDNLKSEYESIPVPKEAKERMLAGIAQAKKEQKGVIIMKFAKKTGGAAAAAMIAITVLANATPALANAMEQIPVIGSIAKVVTFRTYEDKKNHFEADIKVPQVTIEGTEGAQVPANKSIEDYGNELIAMYEEELSKDNGEGHYGLDSRYEVVTDNSKYLCIRIDTTLTMASGTQFVKVFTIDKATGNVISLKDLFHDRPEMLDAISTNIKSQMAEQMAKDESIMYFYQSDMPDEDFKGLTGDESYYFNENGELVITFNEYDVAPGYMGAVQFTIPGSVTGAF, from the coding sequence ATGAAACAGGAAGAAAACAGACAGATGGATAACCTGAAATCAGAATATGAAAGCATACCTGTTCCAAAGGAAGCAAAGGAACGCATGCTTGCGGGCATTGCCCAGGCAAAAAAAGAACAGAAAGGCGTGATTATTATGAAATTTGCAAAGAAGACAGGCGGGGCCGCTGCCGCTGCCATGATTGCCATTACCGTACTGGCCAACGCCACACCGGCCCTGGCCAATGCCATGGAACAGATTCCGGTCATTGGATCCATCGCAAAGGTGGTAACCTTCCGCACTTATGAAGATAAAAAGAATCATTTTGAGGCTGATATCAAGGTTCCCCAGGTGACGATTGAAGGGACCGAGGGTGCCCAGGTACCGGCAAACAAATCCATAGAGGATTATGGCAATGAGCTCATTGCCATGTATGAGGAAGAATTGTCAAAGGACAACGGAGAGGGGCACTATGGTCTGGATTCCCGCTATGAAGTGGTGACAGACAACAGCAAATATCTGTGCATCCGCATTGATACCACCCTTACCATGGCCAGCGGTACCCAGTTCGTCAAGGTATTTACCATAGACAAGGCCACCGGAAATGTCATCTCCTTAAAGGACCTGTTCCATGACCGTCCGGAAATGCTGGATGCCATCAGCACCAACATTAAGAGCCAGATGGCGGAACAGATGGCAAAGGATGAGTCCATCATGTACTTCTACCAATCCGATATGCCGGATGAGGATTTCAAGGGACTTACAGGCGATGAGAGCTATTATTTCAATGAAAACGGCGAACTTGTGATTACATTTAACGAATACGATGTGGCGCCGGGTTACATGGGCGCCGTACAGTTCACCATTCCCGGTTCCGTTACAGGTGCCTTTTAA
- a CDS encoding DUF6612 family protein: MRLMKRLLAVVLGAVLLCPMTAYAARSQEALELYKAVEAKNQNMTDMNAFYDFKMKMTGSLLENEGISPIDMRLEMNMKMNHMQDPSQLRYMAYCRMTIPDSEPITYSMYYLDGYTYMDMPGQKIKYPMAMGDMMNQAMASSKAFEVPEDLAGDFNLWDEGENKVIGYTINDARMNEYMQMVLGSTGLTGMLDGLDMKLRNIRGEYVVNPAGDCIKMRLKMDMDMTMQGETFSVSLDGDVGIADPGQPVDVPVPNPAEYTEMQAAAS; the protein is encoded by the coding sequence ATGAGATTAATGAAACGTCTGCTGGCAGTGGTTCTGGGAGCTGTCCTTTTATGTCCCATGACCGCTTATGCGGCCCGGTCACAGGAAGCATTGGAGCTGTACAAGGCGGTGGAAGCCAAGAACCAGAACATGACGGATATGAACGCCTTTTACGATTTCAAGATGAAGATGACAGGCAGCCTGCTTGAGAATGAAGGTATCAGTCCCATTGACATGCGGCTGGAGATGAATATGAAGATGAATCATATGCAGGACCCCAGTCAGCTGCGTTACATGGCATATTGCCGTATGACAATTCCGGACAGTGAGCCTATCACCTATTCCATGTATTATCTGGACGGCTATACCTACATGGATATGCCGGGACAAAAGATTAAGTACCCCATGGCCATGGGCGACATGATGAATCAGGCCATGGCTTCGTCAAAGGCTTTCGAGGTGCCGGAGGATTTGGCCGGAGACTTTAACCTGTGGGACGAGGGAGAGAACAAGGTCATCGGCTATACCATCAACGATGCCAGGATGAACGAGTACATGCAGATGGTACTCGGCTCTACCGGACTTACGGGCATGCTGGACGGTCTTGATATGAAGCTTCGCAATATCCGCGGAGAGTATGTGGTGAATCCGGCCGGCGACTGCATTAAGATGCGCCTCAAGATGGATATGGATATGACCATGCAGGGGGAGACCTTCAGTGTGAGCCTGGACGGCGATGTGGGAATCGCGGATCCCGGCCAGCCCGTGGATGTACCTGTTCCAAATCCTGCGGAATATACCGAGATGCAGGCGGCAGCCAGTTAA
- a CDS encoding amino acid ABC transporter permease, translating into MKFNWSYFFQTLPYIAGKLNVTLTLTIISAVFSLVIGMVFAIISYYKVKGVSQVLKIWISFVRGTPVAAQLFFFYYGLANLSSLILNMSPTVAVAVIMSLNMGAFVSESIRGALISVDEGQREAAMAFGMTGFQMTIRIVIPQAIRVALPPLFNDLINLFKMSSLAFLVGVRDVMGAAKIEGANTFQFFECYACVMLIYWVITLILTAFQKVLEKRCNAIF; encoded by the coding sequence ATGAAATTTAACTGGAGCTATTTCTTTCAAACACTTCCCTATATTGCGGGCAAGTTGAATGTGACTCTGACTCTGACCATTATCAGTGCCGTTTTCTCGCTTGTCATCGGAATGGTCTTTGCCATCATCAGCTATTACAAAGTAAAGGGTGTGAGCCAGGTTCTAAAAATCTGGATATCCTTTGTCCGCGGTACACCGGTTGCCGCCCAGCTGTTCTTTTTCTATTACGGTCTGGCCAACTTAAGTTCCCTTATTCTTAATATGTCTCCCACCGTGGCTGTTGCGGTCATCATGAGCCTGAACATGGGAGCGTTTGTTTCAGAATCCATCCGCGGGGCATTGATTTCCGTGGATGAGGGGCAGAGGGAAGCAGCCATGGCCTTTGGCATGACAGGTTTCCAAATGACAATCAGAATTGTCATACCCCAGGCAATCCGTGTTGCGCTTCCGCCTCTATTCAATGACCTGATTAATCTTTTCAAAATGTCTTCCCTGGCATTTCTGGTTGGAGTCAGGGACGTGATGGGGGCCGCAAAAATTGAAGGAGCCAACACCTTCCAGTTCTTTGAGTGCTATGCCTGCGTCATGTTGATTTACTGGGTTATAACACTGATTCTCACGGCTTTCCAGAAAGTATTGGAAAAACGGTGCAATGCTATTTTTTAG
- a CDS encoding transporter substrate-binding domain-containing protein has translation MKSKKATALIISAALAAASMAGCSGQSPEPAASAKATQANPSEHAKTDNSGNDTEPAESRTVIVGTAGTGEPYSMVDDQGNWTGAEADLWAEIEARTGWTIEMKQVSDMASLFGELNTGRVDVAANCFAITEARLKTYIASDPIYADAQVIIVRPDSEYKTMDDLRGHTIGVTAGQAAQSTVENMAPDYDWEIVTYEDSNAGFQDCSLGRIDCYANTVTNIEKAERAQNLEFRMLDQKLFGNNVGWWFADTEEGAGLRDDINVVLKEMHEDGTVSEIITKWFYEDLSQLISDEWLTATH, from the coding sequence ATGAAAAGCAAAAAAGCAACCGCTCTTATTATCTCGGCAGCCCTGGCAGCTGCTTCCATGGCAGGCTGTTCAGGCCAGAGCCCGGAGCCTGCTGCCTCTGCCAAAGCCACACAGGCAAACCCGTCCGAACATGCAAAGACAGACAATTCCGGCAATGATACAGAACCGGCTGAAAGCCGCACTGTCATAGTAGGGACTGCCGGTACCGGCGAACCCTATTCCATGGTTGACGACCAGGGAAACTGGACAGGAGCTGAGGCTGACCTTTGGGCTGAAATCGAAGCCCGCACCGGATGGACCATCGAGATGAAACAGGTTTCAGATATGGCCTCCCTGTTTGGGGAATTAAACACCGGCCGTGTGGATGTAGCCGCAAACTGCTTTGCCATTACCGAAGCCCGTCTGAAAACATATATTGCATCTGACCCAATCTATGCGGATGCGCAGGTCATCATAGTCCGGCCGGACAGCGAATATAAGACAATGGATGATTTACGCGGACACACCATCGGTGTGACAGCCGGACAGGCTGCCCAGTCAACAGTTGAGAATATGGCTCCTGATTATGATTGGGAAATCGTAACTTATGAGGATTCAAATGCAGGTTTTCAGGATTGTTCCCTTGGGCGCATAGACTGTTATGCCAATACAGTTACCAACATCGAAAAAGCAGAAAGGGCCCAGAACCTGGAATTTCGTATGCTGGACCAAAAGCTGTTTGGAAATAACGTAGGCTGGTGGTTTGCTGACACGGAGGAGGGAGCCGGACTCCGCGATGATATCAATGTGGTATTAAAGGAAATGCATGAGGATGGAACCGTTTCTGAAATCATCACTAAATGGTTTTATGAGGATTTATCCCAGCTTATTAGCGACGAGTGGTTAACGGCAACCCACTAA
- a CDS encoding amino acid ABC transporter ATP-binding protein, translating into MVTVENLSKTFGTDTEVLKDINLNIKKNEIVAILGPSGTGKSTLLRCLNFLCIPTTGIIQIGNARVDAARYTSKEVRNLRRQSAMVFQGYNLFKNKTALENVMEALVTVHNRPKAEAEETSLRLLEKVGMLDRKDFYPAKMSGGQQQRVAIARALAVSPDVLLFDEPTSALDPELVGEVLNTIRRLAEEDSTMVLVTHEIKFARNVATRILFMDNGMIAADGSPEELIDNPENPRLRQFLNFVSK; encoded by the coding sequence ATGGTTACAGTAGAAAATCTGTCCAAAACATTCGGAACCGATACAGAAGTTCTAAAGGACATTAACCTGAATATAAAGAAAAATGAAATAGTGGCCATCCTGGGGCCATCGGGTACCGGAAAATCAACCCTGCTGCGCTGCCTGAACTTTCTGTGTATACCCACCACGGGAATCATTCAGATCGGCAATGCGCGTGTGGACGCAGCCAGGTATACTTCTAAGGAAGTACGGAACCTGCGGCGTCAATCTGCCATGGTATTCCAGGGCTATAATCTATTTAAGAATAAAACAGCTTTGGAAAATGTCATGGAAGCGCTTGTGACCGTTCATAACAGACCAAAGGCTGAAGCAGAGGAGACATCCCTGCGGCTTTTAGAGAAAGTAGGCATGCTGGACCGTAAGGATTTTTACCCGGCCAAGATGTCGGGCGGACAGCAGCAGCGTGTGGCCATTGCCCGGGCCCTGGCGGTCAGTCCGGATGTTCTGCTCTTCGACGAGCCCACTTCCGCCCTGGATCCCGAACTTGTGGGAGAAGTACTGAATACCATTCGCCGGCTGGCCGAAGAGGATTCCACCATGGTCCTGGTCACCCACGAAATCAAATTCGCAAGAAACGTTGCAACCCGCATATTGTTCATGGACAACGGTATGATTGCGGCTGACGGTTCCCCTGAGGAACTCATTGATAACCCTGAAAATCCAAGGCTGCGCCAGTTTTTAAATTTCGTAAGCAAATAA
- a CDS encoding M20 metallopeptidase family protein: MLTEQIKEKAEQCREEIIQFRRELHCHPELSMEEYETSHKIAEKLRNLEGMEVITGAAGGTGVVGSLTGAKGAGKTVLLRADIDALPIEEKTGLPFSSETPGIMHACGHDGHAAWLLGSAMILSKLRSQFSGHVKFVFQPGEENGIGGRKMVEEDRILENSAVDAVFAAHAWPEAAAGEMCVAERCAFGYPGRFEIQVTGQGGHGSWPHECIDPIAITNQIYSGLQQIVSRRLPETAARVLCKILPSVSCQDIR, translated from the coding sequence ATGCTGACCGAACAAATCAAAGAAAAAGCAGAACAATGCAGAGAAGAAATAATCCAATTTCGCCGTGAACTCCACTGCCATCCGGAACTCTCTATGGAGGAGTATGAAACATCCCATAAAATTGCTGAGAAGTTACGCAATCTGGAAGGGATGGAGGTGATTACAGGGGCTGCCGGCGGTACCGGGGTCGTCGGCAGCCTGACAGGAGCAAAGGGCGCTGGAAAAACAGTTCTTCTGCGTGCAGATATCGACGCGCTGCCCATAGAAGAAAAAACCGGACTTCCCTTTTCGTCAGAAACACCTGGCATAATGCACGCATGCGGACACGACGGACATGCTGCGTGGCTTTTAGGCAGTGCAATGATTCTGTCAAAGCTGCGCAGCCAGTTTTCCGGTCACGTGAAATTTGTATTCCAGCCCGGTGAGGAAAATGGAATTGGTGGAAGAAAAATGGTTGAGGAAGACCGCATACTGGAAAATTCTGCTGTAGACGCTGTTTTTGCCGCCCATGCATGGCCAGAAGCAGCGGCGGGAGAAATGTGTGTGGCAGAGAGATGTGCCTTTGGATATCCTGGAAGATTTGAAATACAGGTGACAGGGCAAGGCGGTCATGGTTCCTGGCCCCATGAGTGCATAGACCCCATTGCCATAACGAATCAGATTTATTCCGGTTTACAGCAAATCGTATCCCGACGTCTTCCTGAAACAGCGGCAAGGGTGCTGTGTAAGATTCTGCCTTCAGTGAGCTGCCAGGATATTAGGTGA
- a CDS encoding N-acetylmuramoyl-L-alanine amidase, whose product MKRKIRESSAACKSSAAPTDRMERNGMARNKRRVNGLAAIGLAGIMAAGMGLTGCGNYVPSSEMKAGIQSEGGEVSWGQESPSAGEPSVAREEGSADKGSKAETIKLDTERTTAPMPQFEDISDTVYVKSSNGGSVRIRSACDTGDDSNILTNASPGTGLKRTGKGEQWTRIDYNGTPGYISSGYITTQVPETTAAPPRACVDSGEITLNPSWKYAEFSKIYSGAAALYRSEAASPKGITVCVNAGHGTKGGASVKTLCHPDGTPKVTGGTTGAGATLAAAVSGGMTFADGTAESKVTLSMAKILKDKLLAAGYDVLMIRESGDVQLDNIARTVIANNASDCHIALHWDSTTNNKGAFYMSVPNVESYRNMEPVKSHWQQHNALGESLVAGLKGAGVKIFSGGSMAMDLTQTSFSTVPSVDIELGDKASDHSAATLTTLADGLVAGVNQYFGQ is encoded by the coding sequence ATGAAACGGAAGATAAGAGAAAGCAGCGCCGCATGTAAAAGCAGTGCGGCGCCCACAGACAGAATGGAACGCAACGGAATGGCACGTAACAAACGGCGGGTAAATGGTCTGGCCGCCATTGGGCTGGCAGGCATCATGGCCGCCGGCATGGGTCTGACCGGGTGTGGAAACTATGTGCCCAGCAGCGAGATGAAGGCCGGAATCCAGTCCGAAGGCGGGGAGGTGTCCTGGGGCCAGGAGAGCCCGTCAGCCGGCGAGCCCTCAGTTGCGCGGGAAGAAGGCAGTGCGGATAAAGGCAGTAAGGCCGAGACCATCAAACTGGACACAGAGCGAACCACGGCACCCATGCCTCAGTTTGAGGATATATCAGACACTGTCTATGTGAAATCATCAAACGGCGGCAGTGTACGCATACGCTCTGCCTGCGATACAGGGGACGATTCCAACATTCTGACAAACGCCAGTCCCGGAACCGGACTAAAGCGTACCGGGAAGGGGGAGCAGTGGACCAGAATTGATTATAATGGAACGCCGGGTTACATATCATCCGGATATATAACCACCCAGGTTCCGGAGACCACGGCCGCGCCGCCCCGGGCATGTGTGGACAGCGGGGAGATAACCCTGAATCCTTCGTGGAAATACGCGGAGTTTTCCAAGATTTATTCGGGTGCGGCGGCACTGTACCGCTCCGAGGCAGCAAGCCCCAAGGGCATTACGGTCTGCGTCAATGCGGGGCATGGAACCAAGGGCGGAGCTTCTGTCAAGACGCTGTGTCATCCCGACGGCACACCCAAGGTAACCGGGGGCACCACCGGCGCAGGGGCCACCTTGGCGGCAGCCGTGTCAGGCGGCATGACCTTTGCCGACGGAACCGCCGAGAGCAAGGTGACGCTGTCCATGGCAAAGATACTGAAGGATAAGCTGCTGGCAGCAGGATATGATGTGCTGATGATCCGGGAGAGCGGCGATGTCCAGTTGGACAATATAGCCAGGACTGTCATAGCCAATAATGCAAGCGACTGCCACATTGCTCTTCACTGGGATTCCACCACCAATAACAAGGGGGCATTTTACATGAGCGTTCCCAATGTGGAATCCTACCGGAACATGGAACCCGTAAAATCTCACTGGCAGCAGCACAATGCCCTTGGCGAAAGCCTGGTGGCAGGTCTTAAGGGGGCGGGAGTCAAGATATTCTCCGGCGGCTCCATGGCCATGGATCTGACCCAGACTTCCTTCTCCACTGTGCCGTCCGTGGATATAGAGCTGGGAGACAAGGCTTCCGACCATTCTGCGGCCACGCTGACTACGCTGGCTGACGGCCTGGTGGCTGGGGTGAACCAGTATTTTGGGCAGTGA
- the mnmA gene encoding tRNA 2-thiouridine(34) synthase MnmA: MSRKVVVGMSGGVDSSVAAWLLKEQGYDVIGVTMQIWQDEDTEVQEAEGGCCGLSAVDDARRVAMDLGIPYYVMNFKEEFRKNVMDYFVGEYVEGRTPNPCIACNRHVKWESLLRRSMAIGADYIATGHYAQIDRLPGGRYSLKISVTAAKDQTYALYNLTQEQLSHTLMPVGSYHKEEIRDMAERLGLPVAHKPDSQEICFIPDHDYASFIEEYTGRELPPGNFVDLDGNVLGRHRGITHYTVGQRKGLNLSMGRPVFVVEIRPETNEVVIGDNQDVFTNVLRCDKLNWMAVDGLHGKSMDVLAKIRYSHKGSPCTIREIGNDMVECRFHEPVRAVTPGQAVVFYDGDYVAGGGTIIR, translated from the coding sequence TTGAGCAGGAAGGTAGTAGTAGGCATGTCAGGAGGAGTTGACTCCTCCGTGGCAGCCTGGCTGTTAAAGGAACAGGGTTACGACGTGATTGGCGTGACCATGCAGATTTGGCAGGACGAGGATACTGAGGTCCAGGAGGCAGAGGGCGGTTGCTGCGGTTTAAGCGCGGTGGATGACGCCAGAAGGGTTGCCATGGACCTGGGTATCCCTTATTATGTCATGAATTTCAAGGAAGAGTTCCGTAAAAACGTGATGGATTATTTTGTAGGCGAGTACGTGGAGGGAAGGACGCCCAACCCGTGTATTGCCTGCAACCGCCACGTGAAGTGGGAGTCACTGCTCAGGCGGAGCATGGCCATCGGGGCGGATTACATTGCCACAGGTCATTATGCGCAGATAGACAGGCTGCCGGGAGGGCGTTATTCCCTAAAGATCTCGGTGACCGCCGCAAAGGACCAGACATACGCTCTCTACAACCTGACCCAGGAACAGCTGTCCCATACCCTGATGCCTGTGGGAAGCTACCATAAGGAGGAGATACGGGACATGGCAGAGCGCCTGGGACTTCCGGTGGCACATAAACCGGACAGCCAGGAGATATGCTTTATCCCGGACCACGATTACGCGTCATTTATTGAGGAATACACGGGCAGGGAGCTGCCGCCGGGAAACTTCGTGGACCTGGACGGCAATGTCCTGGGCCGTCATAGGGGCATTACCCACTATACGGTGGGCCAGAGAAAGGGGCTGAACCTTTCCATGGGCCGCCCTGTTTTCGTGGTGGAAATACGCCCTGAAACAAATGAAGTTGTCATCGGTGACAATCAGGATGTATTTACAAATGTGCTACGCTGCGATAAACTGAACTGGATGGCAGTTGACGGGCTTCATGGAAAGTCCATGGATGTCTTGGCCAAAATCAGATACAGCCACAAAGGAAGTCCCTGTACCATCCGTGAAATCGGGAATGATATGGTGGAATGCCGTTTCCATGAGCCGGTCCGGGCCGTGACTCCGGGACAGGCCGTGGTATTCTACGACGGGGATTATGTGGCAGGCGGAGGTACCATAATAAGATGA
- the nifU gene encoding Fe-S cluster assembly scaffold protein NifU: MYTEKVMDHFEHPRNVGEIENPSGMGTVGNPKCGDIMRIYLDIDENQVIRDVKFKTFGCGAAVATSSMATELVKGKTVQEAMAVTNKAVMEALDGLPPVKVHCSLLAEEAIHAALWDYAQKNGITIEGLEKPKDNIEEEEEEENY; encoded by the coding sequence ATGTACACAGAAAAAGTAATGGACCATTTTGAGCACCCCAGAAATGTGGGTGAGATAGAGAACCCCAGCGGAATGGGGACAGTGGGAAATCCCAAATGCGGCGATATCATGCGGATTTACCTGGATATTGATGAGAACCAGGTCATCCGGGACGTGAAGTTCAAAACCTTTGGCTGCGGGGCTGCCGTGGCAACCAGCAGCATGGCCACGGAGCTGGTAAAGGGAAAGACGGTCCAGGAGGCCATGGCCGTTACCAATAAAGCAGTCATGGAAGCACTTGACGGACTGCCTCCGGTTAAGGTACACTGTTCTCTGTTGGCAGAGGAAGCAATCCATGCGGCCCTCTGGGATTACGCACAGAAAAACGGTATTACCATTGAGGGCTTAGAAAAGCCCAAGGATAATATTGAGGAAGAGGAAGAAGAGGAAAACTATTGA
- the nifS gene encoding cysteine desulfurase NifS, which yields MKQLIYLDNAATTKTRPEVVESMLPYFTEYYGNPSSVYDFSTESKKAVNHARETIARSLGAKTNEIYFTAGGSEADNWALVATAEAYGNKGKHIITTKIEHHAILHTCQYLEKRGYEVTYLDVDENGVVKLDELKKAIRPDTILISVMFANNEIGTIEPIKEIGAIAREHGILFHTDAVQAFAHVPIDVDEYNIDMLSSSGHKLNGPKGIGFLYIRTGVKIRSFIHGGAQERKRRAGTENVPGIVGYGKAVELAMANMEERAARETKLRDYLMKRVMDEVPFTRINGSRTSRLPGNVNFAFQFIEGESLLIKLDMAGICGSSGSACTSGSLDPSHVLLAIGLPHEIAHGSLRLTLSGENTKEEMDYVTEQIKDIVGYLRSMSPLYEDYIKHNGGEKK from the coding sequence ATGAAGCAATTGATTTATCTGGATAATGCGGCCACCACAAAGACCAGGCCGGAGGTGGTGGAGTCCATGCTTCCATACTTTACGGAGTATTACGGCAACCCCTCCTCGGTCTACGACTTCTCCACTGAGAGTAAAAAGGCCGTAAACCATGCAAGAGAGACCATTGCCCGGTCCCTGGGTGCAAAGACCAATGAGATATATTTTACGGCCGGAGGCAGCGAGGCCGATAACTGGGCCCTGGTGGCCACGGCAGAGGCCTATGGAAATAAAGGGAAACACATCATCACCACCAAGATTGAGCACCACGCCATCCTTCACACCTGCCAGTACCTGGAGAAAAGGGGATACGAGGTCACATATCTGGATGTGGATGAAAATGGAGTGGTCAAGCTGGATGAGCTTAAGAAGGCCATCCGGCCGGACACCATCCTCATATCAGTGATGTTTGCCAATAATGAGATCGGTACCATCGAGCCCATCAAGGAGATTGGGGCCATTGCCAGGGAACACGGGATTTTGTTCCACACCGATGCGGTACAGGCATTTGCCCATGTGCCCATTGATGTGGATGAGTACAATATTGACATGCTCAGTTCCAGCGGACATAAGCTGAACGGGCCCAAGGGAATCGGATTTCTCTATATCCGCACAGGTGTTAAGATTCGTTCCTTCATCCACGGAGGCGCCCAGGAGCGCAAGCGCCGTGCCGGAACAGAGAATGTGCCCGGCATAGTGGGATACGGCAAGGCAGTGGAGCTGGCCATGGCCAACATGGAGGAACGGGCTGCCAGGGAAACGAAACTGCGGGATTATCTGATGAAGCGGGTCATGGACGAGGTGCCCTTTACCAGGATTAACGGCTCACGCACCAGCCGCCTTCCGGGCAATGTGAATTTTGCTTTCCAGTTTATTGAAGGTGAATCCCTTCTCATCAAACTGGATATGGCAGGCATCTGCGGATCCAGCGGTTCAGCCTGCACTTCAGGGTCACTGGACCCATCCCATGTGCTTTTGGCCATCGGGCTGCCTCATGAGATTGCCCACGGCTCTCTCCGTCTTACCTTAAGCGGGGAGAACACAAAGGAGGAGATGGATTACGTGACGGAGCAGATTAAGGATATCGTGGGATACCTGCGGAGCATGTCGCCTTTGTATGAGGATTATATAAAGCACAATGGCGGTGAGAAAAAATAA
- a CDS encoding AAA family ATPase: protein MLGLEYVCKLYDISYLNLANKLEVTSQQINDWIKLRRRIPQHHLENASKILGIPSAYLEKELDDIDRIRIQEIKIKREKERYFSMTKGQKRVCIINYKGGVGKTTLALNLAAGLSTKGKVLLIDVDHQANLSRACLKSKEFTEDNSVAAIFKSYINRTQMPDTQIIEKAPLKRFKNLDILPSIEELDEFEFDLASTAHADDFHDWDKKTLICKWIDDNNLESEYDYIVFDCPPATMNITQNALAASHFYIVPLIPSELSLRGLNHLIHMIDNKIYSKLLAYKQMLEIGIQNGLYKNCIYKSFVGHIELKAAVLSMVQVAPNTYNRYGCTDVHQRGIDQLKQWEKSMDGLKGKVLYDHIVYKRTDIENAMGLGMPAYNTEYDNQGEITELVDYIAKIL, encoded by the coding sequence TTGCTGGGACTGGAGTATGTATGTAAATTGTATGATATTTCTTATTTGAATTTAGCTAACAAACTAGAGGTTACATCTCAGCAGATAAATGACTGGATAAAACTCAGAAGGAGGATACCGCAGCACCATTTGGAAAATGCAAGCAAAATATTAGGTATACCATCAGCATACCTTGAAAAGGAATTAGACGATATAGATAGGATACGAATACAGGAGATTAAAATCAAGAGAGAGAAGGAGCGGTATTTTTCAATGACAAAAGGACAGAAGAGAGTATGTATAATTAACTATAAGGGCGGGGTGGGAAAAACAACATTAGCATTAAATTTAGCCGCAGGGTTATCAACGAAAGGAAAAGTACTGCTTATAGATGTGGACCATCAAGCAAATCTGAGCCGTGCGTGTTTAAAATCCAAGGAATTTACAGAAGATAACAGTGTTGCAGCAATATTTAAGTCGTATATAAACAGAACCCAGATGCCAGATACCCAGATAATTGAAAAGGCTCCGCTGAAACGGTTTAAAAATTTAGATATCCTCCCATCAATAGAGGAATTAGATGAATTTGAGTTTGATTTAGCAAGTACAGCTCATGCGGATGATTTCCATGATTGGGATAAGAAAACCTTGATTTGTAAATGGATAGATGATAATAACCTTGAAAGTGAGTATGATTATATTGTTTTTGATTGTCCTCCGGCAACGATGAATATAACACAGAATGCTTTGGCGGCTTCGCATTTTTATATTGTGCCTCTGATACCCAGCGAACTGTCCTTACGTGGTTTGAATCATTTAATACATATGATAGATAATAAAATATATAGTAAGCTATTGGCATATAAGCAGATGTTGGAGATAGGAATCCAAAACGGATTATACAAAAACTGTATATATAAGTCATTTGTTGGTCATATAGAACTCAAAGCAGCTGTGTTGAGCATGGTTCAGGTGGCGCCTAATACATATAATAGATATGGGTGTACGGATGTACACCAAAGAGGTATAGATCAGCTAAAACAGTGGGAGAAGTCGATGGATGGTTTAAAAGGAAAGGTTTTGTATGACCACATTGTTTACAAGAGAACTGATATAGAAAATGCCATGGGTCTGGGTATGCCGGCCTATAATACAGAATATGATAATCAGGGTGAGATAACAGAACTAGTAGATTATATAGCGAAAATATTATGA